The genome window CTATAACTTCTCTTGCGAAATTCATCATTGCCTTTAGGACCTCATGAAAACATCTATGAATTGTTTCCGTTGAGTGTTGGAACCTTCGTTTAACCATTCGAAAACGTTCATTATGTCCAATGACCATCAAAAACATAGCCAACTTTTCTTCCAAGCTTATTGACCTACTACTTTGCacccaatttttttgtttaaaatgaTTGCATAATAGTATAAATGCATCACGTGAAAGACGCATCATCTCATGACATTGTGTAGAAGTACCATGCAATAATTCTTGCGTGTATTCATGACCGGTTAATGCCGAATTCAAGTCTTTTATCCTTTCAACATTTATTCTCGAGGCTAATGAAACCCAATACCAACAAAAGATCATGATAACTATAATCTCATCGTCCGGATCCATAAGGTACCTATCATAACATCCACATTAACATAACATTCACATTAACATAACATTCACATTAACATAACATCCAAAACATAACATCCAAAACATAACATCCATAACATAACATCCAAAATATAACATCCAAAACATAACATCCTAACATCCAAAACATAACATCCTAACATCCAAAACATAACATCTaaccccccccaaaaaaaaaaaaaacaatcaaagcACAATATTAGTTAAACAATCCATACTTCGCTCCCGCATTCTTAACCCATTTCTCACAATTCTGCGGCTTAAGACGTACCCACAGTTTCCTAAGATCGGCACTCTCACCAAAAAGCAAAAGCGCTGTTTCGTATTTCGCATCCGACTCATCCCAACCCAATGTCTCCAACTTCTCCGAACATGCATCCATATCATCAGAAAGTGTGTGTTTCTCAATCATCATCTTTGCCAACTTGCTAATATCTTCACCAACTTCTATAAGCTGTGACTCTAATGTTGCCTTATGTTTTCGTTTCtctcctttttctttttttttgggaCCGAATACTTGACTCCTCACTAACACCTTTACCTGGGGAATCCACTTGAGTGCATTCGACATCCATACCATCCAAATTGTGCTCATTCACTTCCTCAGAAGGATGAGGAAGCGTAGAACTTGGCCCCCAACTATCAAACCCATTTGAAGTAGACCCCTCAAACAATTGACAACAAAGCTCGGGGAAAGCAAGTGGCGCACTTCTCAAAGCTTCTACATACTTGTAAGACTGTGTGAAGAAATATTTTAAAATACTATAAAATTAATGAAATATACCACTACTAATTATTAGTATAAAACAGATACCTTCATCTCAATTTGCCACTCTTCTTCTGACAAGTTAAAGCTATTTGTAACTGGATCATAGACATTCCCGGTTTTGTTTTTAAGCTTTAACCAAGCTGCAAATTTTCCTTTTAGAAAATCATAGTGATTCTTCATTTGACGTTGTTCCACTATGAAATTATGTTGTGTTTTCAAATTTTCAGCTACAGTTTTCCATGACGCTTGTTTAAGACTACTTCCTTCACGTCCATTAACGGTTATTTGATGAACACATGCTTCAAGAAAGGTTTTTTCAACACCTTCTTGCTTCCAATTAATCCTAATCCTTTTTGCCATTTCTTTGCCATTTCAACATACAACATAACCACAATCAAACATACAACACAAAGAAAACATGTATCTTTACAACATAACCATTTACAATCATACCATTCTACATATAACATCAATGAACATAATCATTCTACATATAACATCAATGAACATAACCATTCTACATATAACATCTATGAATTTTCAACATACAACATAACCATTCTACATATAACATCAATGAACATAATAATGAGTAAAATATTGaaaaaaattcataaaaaaattcagaaaaataatCAATGAATTAATAATGAACATAATCAATGAACTTATAAAAAAACtcagaaaaataaacaaatccaTAAAAAAACCTAATCAAACTTAACTACATCATAATAATGAGTAAATTAAATGAAAAATAAACAAATCCATAAACAAATCCATAAAAAAAACCTAATCCATAAAGAAACGAACCTGAGTGGGATGGAGGAGGAGGAGGCGGCGACCGGAGTGAGGAGGAGGAGGGATGGAGGCGGCGACCGGAGTGAGGAGGAGGAGGGATGGAGGCGGCGACCGGAGTGAGGAGGAGGAGGGATGGAGGCGGCGACCGAGAGTGAGGAGGAGGAGGGATGGAGGCGGCGAGCGTGAGGAGGAGGAGGGAGGCGGCGCGACCGTGAGGAGGAGGAGGGAGGCGGCGAAGAATGAGGAGGAGGAGGGAACCCTAGCTGTTGTTGTTGCAGAGAAGAATGAGGAAAAGGGTCCCTTGGTCTTTTTTTTGTTTCAGCATCGTTTAGAAGCTGAATGGTTGATACCATTAAGAGGTTGGTATTTTGCCAACTAAACAACCTACCTCTGTCCGAATAAGAGGCCAGCCTcttaatgaatcattaagagggttgccaaacagcccctaaggggctgtttggcaagtgctgaaccagtatgtgctgaactagtaagaggccTGAATTGGTAAGAGGCTCTGAACCAGTAAgtgctgaaccattaagagctgtTTGGTTGTATCTCTGAATGACTGTGtagaatgactattttacccctCTGAACTATTATGTGCTGAATGAAATGTATCTGTTTGGCAAGAGCTCTGAATAGTGGACAGATTGATGaaaatttgtaaaagaaaaacacaaaacgCCATAGAAAATCCAAATTACACATCAATCTTTTAAATCCAAATACAAAACAACACAAGATACGAAATCCAAATACAAATAACACAACTCTACATACAATTTTAATTTGATTCATTTGAAAGCAACTGATTAGCAATCTGGTTACGTAAAGAAGTCATGTAGTCAATACCTTGTGAACCCCACTCTATGTCTTGAACTAGCAGGCCATCATTTTCCCCACTTTGCATTTCATGAAACATCGTGTTCTCATCATAGTCCATAAATAACTGATCATAAATATTGCATTTCCTTATAAAATTATGGACGGCGAAACAAGCAATCACAATGTCTCTTTGTATTGGAAAAGAAAAGGGAGCCATTTGCTTTAGGATTGGGAATCTCGCCTTTAGAACACCATATGCACGTTCAATGACATTTATGAGTTGTGCGTGAGCATGAGTGAATCTTTCTTCCTTAGTTAACGCACGTTGTCGTCTAAAATCGGCTAACCAATACCTCGTACCACGGTAGGGAGTCATAAATCCACGAGTGTTGGTGTATGCAGCGTCACAAAGGTAATACTTATCTGTATCAGTATCAAAACTATCATATAAAAAAcaaataatgtatgaaatgaacATTGAAGAATGGTTAAAAATCTGGTGGCGGAAAAGGAAAGCCAGAATTTGGGTTGAATGCAACTTCTTTTAAAACTCGTGAATCATGTGCAATGCCCTCCCATCCGGCCCATACGAATGTGAATATCATATCAAAGTCACAAATTGCTAATACATTTTGAAAGCATTCACCTTTTCCTCTTCCCCTGTAACGAGTCTGTTGATCAACAGGCACGATCGCATGTATAAGAGTTCCATCTAAGGCACCTATTGCTCCAGGAAATATTTCTTTTAGCCTTCTATGTCGTTCGGAGTTATTTGCGCTTACATAAGAAGATGTTGGAACTATAACTTCTCTTGCGAAATTCATCATTGCCTTTAGGACCTCATGAAAACATCTATGAATTGTTTCCGTTGAGTGTTGGAACCTTCGTTTAACCATTCGAAAACGTTCATTATGTCCAATGACCATCAAAAACATAGCCAACTTTTCTTCCAAGCTTATTGACCTACTACTTTGCacccaatttttttgtttaaaatgaTTGCATAATAGTATAAATGCATCACGTGAAAGACGCATCATCTCATGACATTGTGTAGAAGTACCATGCAATAATTCTTGCGTGTATTCATGACCGGTTAATGCCGAATTCAAGTCTCTTATCCTTTCAACATTTATTCTCGAGGCTAATGAAACCCAATACCAACAAAAGATCATGATAACTATAATCTCATCGTCCGAATCCATAAGGTACCTATCATAACATCCACATTAACATAACATTCACATTAACATAACATTCACATTAACATAACATCCAAAACATAACATCCAAAACATAACATCCATAACATAACATCCAAAATATAACATCCAAAACATAACATCCTAACATCCAAAACATAACATCCAAAACATAACATCCTAACATCCAAAACATAACATCCAAAACATAACAtctaaccaaaaaaaaaaaaaacaatcaaagcACAATATTAGTTAAACAATCCATACTTCGCTCCCGCATTCTTAACCCATTTCTCACAATTCTGCGGCTTAAGACGTACCCACAGTTTCCTAAGATCGGCACTCTCACCAAAAAGCAAAAGCGCTGTTTCGTATTTCGCATCCGACTCATCCCAACCCAATGTCTCCGACTTCTCCAAACATGCATCCATATCATCAGAAAGTGTGTGTTTCTCAATCATCATCTTTGCCAACTTGCTAATATCTTCACCAACTTCTATAAGCTGTGACTCTAATGTTGCCTTATGTTTTCGTTTCtctcctttttcttttttttttgggaCCGAATACTTGACTCCTCACTAACACCTTTACCTGGGGAATCCACTTGAGTGCATTCGACATCCATACCATCCAAATTGTGCTCATTCACTTCCTCAGAAGGATGAGGAAGCGTAGAACTTGGCCCCCAACTATCAAACCCATTTGAAGTAGACCCCTCAAACAATTGACAACAAAGCTCGGGGAAAGCAAGTGGCGCACTTCTCAAAGCTTCTACATACTTGTTAGACTGTGTGAAGAAATATTTTAAAATACTATAAAATTAATGAAATATACCACTACTAATTATTAGTATAAAACAGATACCTTCATCTCAATTTGCCACTCTTCTTCTGACAAGTTAAAGCTGTTTGTAACTGGATCATAGACATTCCCGGTTTTGTTTTTAAGCTTTAACCAAGCTGCAAATTTTCCTTTTAGAAAATCATAGTGATTCTTCATTTGACGTTGTTCCACTATGAAATTATGTTGTGTTTTCAAATTTTCAGCTACAGTTTTCCATGACGCTTGTTTAAGACTACTTCCTTCACGTCCATTAACGGTTATTTGATGAACACATGCTTCAAGAAAGGTTTTTTCAACACCTTCTTGCTTCCAATTAATCCTAATCCTTTTTGCCATTTCTTTGCCATTTCAACATACAACATAACCACAATCAAACATACAACACAAAGAAAACATGTATCTTTACAACATAACCATTTACAATCATACCATTCTACATATAACATCAATGAACATAATCATTCTACATATAACATCAATGAACATAACCATTCTACATATAACATCTATGAATTTTCAACATACAACATAACCATTCTACATATAACATCAATGAACATAATAATGAGTAAAATATTGaaaaaaattcataaaaaaaattcagaaaaataatTAATGAATTAATAATGAACATAATCAATGAACTAataaaaaaattcagaaaaataaacaaatccaTAAAAAAAACCTAATCAAACTTAACTACATCATAATAATGAGTAAATTAAATGAAAAATAAACAAATCCATAAACAAATCCATAAAAAAACCTAATCCATAAAGAAACGAACCTGAGTGGGATGGAGGAGGAGGAGGCGGCGACCGGAGTGAGGAGGAGGAGGGATGGAGGCGGCGATCGGAGTGAGGAGGAGGAGGCATGGAGGCGGCGACCGAGAGTGAGGAGGAGGAGGGATGGAGGCGGCGAGCGTGAGGAGGAGGAGGGAGGCGGCGCGACCGTGAGGAGGAGGAGGGAGGCGGCGAAGAATGAGGAGGAGGAGGGAACCCTAGCTGTTGTTGTTGCAGAGAAGAATGAGGAAAAGGGTCCCTTGGTCTTTTTTTGTTTCAGCATCTTTAAGAAGCTGAATGGTTGATACCATTAAGAGGTTGGTATTTTGCCAACCAAACAACCTACCTCTGTCCGAATAAGAGGCTAGCCTcttaatgaatcattaagagggttgccaaacagcccctaaggggctgtttggcaagtgctgaaccagtaagtgctgaaccagtaagaggcctGAATTGGTAAGAGGCTCTGAACCAGTAAgtgctgaaccattaagagctgtTTGGTTGTATCTCTGAATGACTGTGtagaatgactattttacccctCTGAACTATTATGTGCTGAATTAAATGTATCTGTTTGGCAAGAGCTCTGAATAGTGGACAGATTGATGaaaatttgtaaaagaaaaatacaaaacgcCATAGAAAATCCAAATTACACATCAATCCTTTAAATCCAAATACAAAACAACACAAGATACGAAATCCAAATACAAATAACACAACTCTACATACAATTTTAATTTGATTCATTTGAAAGCAACTGATTAGCAATCTGGTTACGTAAAGAAGTCATGTAGTCAATACCTTGTGAACCCCACTCTATGTCTTGAACTAGCAGGCCATCATTTTCCTCACTTTGCATTTCATGAAACATCGTGTTCTCATCATAGTCCATAAATAACTGATCATAAATATTGCATTTCCTTATAAAATTATGGACGGCGAAACAAGCAATCACAATGTCTCTTTGTATTGGAAAAGAAAAGGGAGCCATTTGCTTTAGGATTGGGAATCTCGCCTTTAGAACACCATATGCACGTTCAATGACATTTCTGAGTTGTGCGTGAGCATGATTGAATCTTTCTACCTTAGTTAACGCACGTTGTCGTCTAAAATCGGCTAACCAATACCTCGTACCACGGTAGGGAGTCATAAATCCACGAGTGTTGGTGTATGCAGCGTCACAAAGGTAATACTTATCTGTATCAGTATCAAAACTATCATATAAAAAAcaaataatgtatgaaatgaacATTGAAGAATGGTTAAAAACCTGGTGGCGGAAAAGGAAAGCCAGAATTTGGGTTGAATGCAACTTCTTTTAAAACTCGTGAATCATGTGCAATGCCCTCCCATCCGGCCCATACGAATGTGAATATCATATCAAAGTCACAAATTGCTAATACATTTTGAAAGCATTCACCTTTTCCTCTTCCCCTGTAACGAGTCTGTTGATCAACAGGCACGATCGCATGTATAAGAGTTCCATCTAAGGCACCTATTGCTCCAGGAAATATTTCTTTTAGCCTTCTATGTCGTTCGGAGTTATTTGCGCTTACATAAGAAGATGTTGGAACTATAACTTCTCTTGCGAAATTCATCATTGCCTTTAGGACCTCATGAAAACATCCATGAATTGTTTCCGTTGAGTGTTGGAACCTTCGTTTAACCATTCGAAAACGTTCATTATGTCCAATGACCATAAAAAACATAGCCAACTTTTCTTCCAAGCTTATTGATCTACTACTTTGCacccaatttttttgtttaaaatgaTTGCATAATAGTATAAATGCATCACGTGAAAGACGCATCATCTCATGACATTGTGTCGAAGTACCATGCAATAATTCTTGCGTGTATTCATGACCGGTTAATGCCGAATTCAAGTCTCTTATCCTTTCAACATTTATTCTCGAGGCTAATGAAACCCAATACCAACAAAAGATCATGATAACTATAATCTCATCGTCCGGATCCATAAGGTACCTATCATAACATCCACATTAACATAACATTCACATTAACATAACATTCACATTAACATAACATCCAAAACATAACATCCAAAACATAACATCCTTAACATAACATCCAAAATATAACATCCAAAACATAACATCCTAACATCCAAAACATAACATCCAAAACATAACATCCTAACATCCAAAACATAACATCCAAAACATAACATctaacccaaaaaaaaaaaaacaatcaaagcACAATATTAGTTAAACAATCCATACTTCGCTCCCGCATTCTTAACCCATTTCTCACAATTCTGCGGCTTAAGACGTACCCACAGTTTCCTAAGATCGGCACTCTCACCAAAAAGCAAAAGCGCTGTTTCGTATTTCGCATCCGACTCATCCCAACCCAATGTCTCCAACTTCTCCAAACATGCATCCATATCATCAGAAAGTGTGTGTTTCTCAATCATCATCTTTGCCAACTTGCTAATATCTTCACCAACTTCTATAAGCTGTGACTCTAATGTTGCCTTATGTTTTCGTTTCtctcctttttcttttttttgggACCGAATACTTGACTCCTCACTAACACCTTTACCTGGGGAATCCACTTGAGTGCATTCGACATCCATACCATCCAAATTGTGCTCATTCACTTCCTCAGAAGGATGAGGAAGCGTAGAACTTGGCCCCCAACTATCAAACCCATTTGAAGTAGACCCGTCAAACAATTGACAACAAAGCTCGGGGAAAGCAAGTGGCGCACTTCTCAAAGCTTCTACATACTTGTTAGACTGTGTGAAGAAATATTTTAAAATACTATAAAATTAATGAAATATACCACTACTAATTATTAGTATAAAACAGATACCTTCATCTCAATTTGCCACTCTTCTTCTGACAAGTTAAAGCTGTTTGTAACTGGATCATAGACATTCCCGGTTTTGTTTTTAAGCTTTAACCAAGCTGCAAATTTTCCTTTTAGAAAATCATAATGATTCTTCATTTGACGTTGTTCCACTATGAAATTATGTTGTGTTTTCAAATTTTCAGCTACAGTTTTCCATGACGCTTGTTTAAGACtacttccttcacatccattaaCGGTTATTTGATGAACACATGCTTCAAGAAAGGTTTTTTCAACACCTTCTTGCTTCCAATTAATCCTAATcctttttgtcatttctttgccATTTCAACATACAACATAACCACAATCAAACATACAACACAAAGAAAACATGAATCTTTACAACATAACCATTTACAATCATACCATTCTACATATAACATCAATGAACATAACCATTCTACATATAACATCAATGAACATAACCATTCTACATATAACATCTATGAATTTTCAACATACAACATAACCATTCTACATATAACATCAATGAACATAATAATGAGTAAAATATTGaaaaaaattcataaaaaaaattcagaaaaataatCAATGAATTAATAATGAACATAATCAATGAACTAataaaaaaattcagaaaaataaacaaatccaTAAAAAAAACCTAATCAAACTTAACTACATCATAATAATGAGTAAATTAAATGAAAAATAAACAAATCCATAAAAAAAACCTAATCCATAAAGAAACGAACCTGAGTGGGATGGAGGAGGAGGAGGCGGCGACCGGAGTGAGGAGGAGGAGGGATGGAGGCGGCGACCGAGAGTGAGGAGGAGGAGGGATGGAGGCGGCGAGCGTGAGGAGGAGGAGGGAGGCGGCGCGACCGTGAGGAGGAGGAAGGAGGCGGCGAAGAATGAGGAGGAGGGAACCCTAGCTGTTGTTGTTGCAGAGAAGAATGAGGAAAAGGGTCCCTtggtcttttttttttgtttcagcATCTTTTAGAAGCTGAATGGTTGATACCATTAAGAGGTTGGTATTTTGCCAACCAAACAACCTACCTCTGTCCGAATAAGAGGCCAGCCTcttaatgaatcattaagagggttgccaaacagcccctaaggggctgtttggcaagtgctgaaccagtaagtgctgaaccagtaagaggcctGAATTGGTAAGAGGCTCTGAACCAGTAAgtgctgaaccattaagagctgtTTGGTTGTATCTCTGAATGACTGTGtagaatgactattttacccctCTGAACTATTATGTGCTGAATGAAATGTATCTGTTTGGCAAGAGCTCTGAATAGTGGACAGATTGATGaaaatttgtaaaagaaaaatacaaaacgcCATAGAAAATCCAAATTACACATCAATCCTTTAAATCCAAATACAAAACAACACAAGATACGAAATCCAAATACAAATAACACAACTCTACATACAATTTTAATTTGATTCATTTGAAAGCAACTGATTAGCAATCTGGTTACGTAAAGAAGTCATGTAGTCAATACCTTGTGAACCCCACTCTATGTCTTGAACTAGCAGGCCATCATTTTCCTCACTTTGCATTTCATGAAACATCGTGTTCTCATCATAGTCCATAAATAACTGATCATAAATATTgcatttccttttaaaattatGGACGGCGAAACAAGCAATCACAATGTCTCTTTGTATTGGAAAAGAAAAGGGAGCCATTTGCTTTAGGATTGGGAATCTCGCCTTTAGAACACCATATGCACGTTCAATGACATTTCTGAGTTGTGCGTGAGCATGATTGAATCTTTCTTCCTTAGTTAACGCACGTTGTCATCTAAAATCGGCTAACCAATACCTCGTACCACGGTAGGGAGTCATAAATCCACGAGTGTTGGTGTATGCAGCATCACAAAGGTAATACTTATCTGTATCAGTATCAAAACTATCATATAAAAAAcaaataatgtatgaaatgaacATTGAAGAATGGTTAAAAACCTGGTGGCGGAAAAGGAAAGCCAGAATTTGGGTTGAATGCAACTTCTTTTAAAACTCGTGAATCATGTGCAATGCCCTCCCATCCGGCCCATACGAATGTGAATATCATATCAAAGTCACAAATTGCTAATACATTTTGAAAGCATTCACCTTTTCCTCTTCCCCTGTAACGAGTCTGTTGATCAACAGGCACGATCGCATGTATAAGAGTTCCATCTAAGGCACCTATTGCTCCAGGAAATATTTCTTTTAGCCTTCTATGTCGTTCGGAGTTATTTGCGCTTACATAAGAAGATGTTGGAACTATAACTTCTCTTGCGAAATTCATCATTGCCTTTAGGACCTCATGAAAACATCTATGAATTGTTTCCGTTGAGTGTTGGAACCTTCGTTTAACCATTCGAAAACGTTCAT of Helianthus annuus cultivar XRQ/B chromosome 1, HanXRQr2.0-SUNRISE, whole genome shotgun sequence contains these proteins:
- the LOC110875862 gene encoding L10-interacting MYB domain-containing protein-like; this translates as MAKRIRINWKQEGVEKTFLEACVHQITVNGREGSSLKQASWKTVAENLKTQHNFIVEQRQMKNHYDFLKGKFAAWLKLKNKTGNVYDPVTNSFNLSEEEWQIEMKSNKYVEALRSAPLAFPELCCQLFEGSTSNGFDSWGPSSTLPHPSEEVNEHNLDGMDVECTQVDSPGKGVSEESSIRSQKKKKKERNENIRQH
- the LOC118491160 gene encoding uncharacterized protein LOC118491160, with the translated sequence MMIEKHTLSDDMDACLEKSETLGWDESDAKYETALLLFGESADLRKLWVRLKPQNCEKWVKNAGAKYLMDSDDEIIVIMIFCWYWVSLASRINVERIRDLNSALTGHEYTQELLHGTSTQCHEMMRLSRDAFILLCNHFKQKNWVQSSRSISLEEKLAMFLMVIGHNERFRMVKRRFQHSTETIHRCFHEVLKAMMNFAREVIVPTSSYVSANNSERHRRLKEIFPGAIGALDGTLIHAIVPVDQQTRYRGRGKDKYYLCDAAYTNTRGFMTPYRGTRYWLADFRRQRALTKEERFTHAHAQLINVIERAYGVLKARFPILKQMAPFSFPIQRDIVIACFAVHNFIRKCNIYDQLFMDYDENTMFHEMQSGENDGLLVQDIEWGSQGIDYMTSLRNQIANQLLSNESN
- the LOC118492256 gene encoding uncharacterized protein LOC118492256, with the protein product MDPDDEIIVIMIFCWYWVSLASRINVERIKDLNSALTGHEYTQELLHGTSTQCHEMMRLSRDAFILLCNHFKQKNWVQSSRSISLEEKLAMFFMVIGHNERFRMVKRRFQHSTETIHRCFHEVLKAMMNFAREVIVPTSSYVSANNSERHRRLKEIFPGAIGALDGTLIHAIVPVDQQTRYRGRGKGECFQNVLAICDFDMIFTFVWAGWEGIAHDSRVLKEVAFNPNSGFPFPPPDKYYLCDAAYTNTRGFMTPYRGTRYWLADFR
- the LOC110930086 gene encoding uncharacterized protein LOC110930086; translation: MTKRIRINWKQEGVEKTFLEACVHQITVNGCEGSSLKQASWKTVAENLKTQHNFIVEQRQMKNHYDFLKGKFAAWLKLKNKTGNVYDPVTNSFNLSEEEWQIEMKSNKYVEALRSAPLAFPELCCQLFDGSTSNGFDSWGPSSTLPHPSEEVNEHNLDGMDVECTQVDSPGKGVSEESSIRSQKKEKGEKRKHKATLESQLIEVGEDISKLAKMMIEKHTLSDDMDACLEKLETLGWDESDAKYETALLLFGESADLRKLWVRLKPQNCEKWVKNAGAKYGLFN